The following is a genomic window from Rutidosis leptorrhynchoides isolate AG116_Rl617_1_P2 chromosome 8, CSIRO_AGI_Rlap_v1, whole genome shotgun sequence.
TATTAACCGGTTTACCATCTTTAACCTCTGCAATCACAACTAACCCAACTTGATCAGATGAATCGGGTACCGATATACCCTTTGTCGATAACGTTTCTTCCGGGACCCCGATTACCGCGCAACAACCGGGTCGTAAAAGGTCACACGCACTTTCAACCGTCTTTTCGATATCGGCCGAGTATATATTTCTTCCACCAACAATTATAAGATCTTTAATTCTTCCAGTAATGAACAAGTTTCCATCTATTATTCGTCCCAAGTCCCCGGTTCTTGTAAACATTTTACATTCACGATTATCGAGCAAATTCTTGAACGTTTTCCGACTCAACTCGTCTTTATCCCAATACCCGACTCCAGCGCTCGGGCTGCTAATCCATATCTCACCTTCTTTCCCAATTTCCGTGTGCTCTAAACACGTTTCCGGGTCAACTATTTTGACCTCGACATCTTTATCGTTTTCATCTACGTACCCACAACACACCCTACCTTGCCAATCTACAAAAACAGGCTTATTTTCTCCGTACGCACAACAAACAAAAACACAATTTTCAGCCAACCCGTAACCAGGAGCCATAATCTTTTGCAAAATACCAAAAGGTGCGGTGAGCTCAACGAACCTCATAAGCGTTTTTGGCCTAACGGGCTCTGCAGCAATCATAATAAACTTTAACGAAGAAAGATCATAATCCAACACCTTATCTTTCATACCCTCTAATCTTCTCACCACAAGCTCGAACGCAAAATTGGGGCCCGCACTATGAGTAGCCCGATACTTACTCATAACTTGAAGCCATAGTAACGGGTTCCTTATAAACGTCATCGGAGATAAAAGAACCGTCGATCCACCACTAATAAGAGATGTAAATAAACCACCGATTAGCCCCATATCGTGATATTGCGGAAGCCAACTTGCGACTATTGTTCTCGCCGTACTCTTATATTTAATCTTCATTAACTTAACATTATGAATTAATCCGCCATGAGTAATCATAACCCCTTTAGCATCACCGGTTGATCCCGAAGTGAACTGAAGAAAACAAAGATCATTTCCATTCGGTTCGGGCCCGTTAATAGCATCTTCCACGTTGACATTTATACCCTTCTTTACAAGAGCATCTGTATGTATCCATGGAAGATTAGGCCATTTACCGGCGTTTTTAGATAACGAGATTAAATTCTTAACACCACCCGCTCGTACGGCTCCATGGTAAAGCACGGTTGATAATATCGCCTTTGCGCTGCTCGATTTAGCAATATTTTCTAATTTCAAAAGTGCTTGTCCACCTCTTTGTAAAGGATCGGGAGGAAGAACGGGAACCGGAAGTATTCTAGCTCGTAAGCACCCGAAAAACGCATCGACAAAATCGAGCCCGGGAACATGTAGCAATAAAACACGGTCGCCGGGATTGATAACCGGTTTTGAGCTAGTTAATAACTTATGAGCAATGCAAGAAGCATTGGAGTTAAGTTCTCCGAAAGTTCTTTTATTTGATTCCACCCCTTCATCATTAATCCACGTGTAAAGTGTTTTGTCTCGAGTTAGTTCATGCGTTCCCCAGTGACGTAAATAGCCATCGAGACTACTCAAGTCGGGAAACGTAATACCCGGATATTCATCCAACTGTACCGGGTTCCTGTCCAACCGATCTGATAGTAGTGGAAATAACCTCtgcaaaatagtaatgataattaagaatattattatttaataattaataattaataataataataacataggcgTAAGTAACTGTTCGCGATTCTATACTAACGGTGTATTGGGATGCATTTTCTAAATAAAATCACGCAATAAACTAACCAAAGACTACATTTTTATGAAACAAGAACATTTTGTGAACTAGAGTGAAAACTTTCAGTTTTGTTGCAGTTAGTATGAAACTGAATTTTTTACCATATAAATGATCATATTATCAGAAGTAAAATATGTTGACAAAAACATGGGTAACATATCGTGACATACGTTAAgctgcatttaataaactcaaaatTTCCTTAAATATCATACTTTGTaattaatacatacatatataaaatgTAACTATTAAATTGAACGAATGAGTACTGAATGAAAATATTGTTATTTTCGGAAATTTTGACTTCATTAAGTGCAGTTTAACGCCTTAACGTAGAAACAAGTGTTATGATAAATTATACGATTAGTAACAAACATGAATCGTGGGGTTCCATAAGTTTGTAACAATAAGTTCCATAAGAGTTTAAGAGTAATTATTTTACCTTAACATACGGAAATTTAGGCAAAGGGTCATTATTTGCAAAATGTTTGCGAACAAGATTCACAGCATAAGTTGAATTTCTCTCCGTAAGTTCAAACGCAACAAGTCCGCCTACATAGTAAGTGTTCTGTTGACCTTGAAGTTCATTCTCCATTTTGTCATAGAACCCATCCTTCATATCTGTAAAAAACGAgcgttataataacaataatacgatTAATCCTAAAAATGAGCTAAGTAACTTGGTTAGCGTACCTTGGCTAGTAACATGGGGAAAATACTTGAACCGTTTTTGTAATATTACATTCTCTACATGACCGCCCATTCGGTTAACCGCTTCGATTGCAAGTTCAGTGACTCGTGGTCCCGTAATATCGACAGCGTTCCCGTAAGACCAAAAAAGATAAATATTTGTATCGGCATAGAATCTTTGAATCGCGACTGGATTACCGATAGTTGCAGGATCATCCATAAACTCAGCACAGTAATAAAATCCTACTGGCAAATGATCTAGTCCCTTTATTTTCATTACAGTCGTATAATAATCTATCGTCTGCACCTTACTAAACAGTTCCTTTTCAAGATCACTCATGTCCATCAGCCCATTTTCACTTTCTGTAGAAAAAATAACATAAAAATAGTGagaaaataaaaattaatattatttgaGATAATTACTGAGATAGTCCCTTTGGTTTTGAGAAAATTGCTTAAATAGTCCTTAGGGTTTCGTGGTTTGCAAACGTTGCTGAGATAGTCCCTTTTACTAACGGTCATTAAGAAATTCCTTTAAACCAAGTCACATGTCACACACATGAAAGTATATTCGTCTTTTTATCTTTTTCTTTCACAAACTTCATCTTCATCCCACAATATTCATCTTCATGTGCATTGCACATGATTAAATTTAATGGAAATTTTTTAACGAACATTAGTAAAAAGGACTATCTCAGCAACTTTTTCAAACCACATGGACTATATCGGTCAAAAAACCTaaggactatttcagcaattttctGCAAACCACAGGACTATCTCAGTAATTATCTCATAATATTTCAAAAAACAATGTTAATTACCAGTGGATTCATATGTTGGTGAATGGTAAACTTTTCCATTTGAATAAGGAAAAGATCCAGAAACGATGATTTTATCGAATTCCATAGCTTTGATTTCCCCGGTACTATTTCTGGTGACGACAGACACGCATGAAGAGTTTCGTCTAATAGACAATACTTTGGTGTTGCATTGAACATCTATGGGAAGAGCGTTACTTAATTTTTGCCAAAATCCCATGTAGCCACCCTTGAAACGTCTTATTTTACCAGCCATCGATGTTCGCGTGAATTCATGAATGTAAGCATAAGGCATATCGTCAACAAATCCATAACCAGAAGCCGTGTATCCATATGCAACTGACTTTGGAACAGATTTTAGTCCCTTAATTTTGAGAAATTCGGAAACTGGCTCTGAAGCAAATTCGCTAATTGCATGGACTCCACTTCGATCTGAATTCTTTACCTTATCCTACAAAAGAAAAGATAAAGATTAAAAATTACTTGGTAACATTATAGATTAAGCACTTGACATAACTGGATGATTAAGCGCTGAATAGTTCATAATACGAATGATTTAAAGATTATGAGTGAAGTTGGTTTTAATTGacaataacatgtttgataatcCTTTTAAATGAACgatgtaaaattaccttattaaccttTCGCATGAATAAAAAACAATATAGTTGCTTAATAAGTGTTCTTGATATAATTAAAAGAGGATCTTACATAAAATTtaggtgcttaatggttaagaAGAGTATTTCAACTATGAATGGTTCAACTCTGAATGCTAAAGCAAACACGATAAATGCCGAATGTATTCAGCGCTACACTAAAAGGTAATCAAACCCGATACGTTATAAAGAGTCAAAGATATTAACCTGGAGGTCTAAGGTTAACGTAATTACTGCTACATAATCGTCAGCCACCGGAATATCCTCATATTTTCCAGTGAAACTGTCGATTAGGGCTAGTTTATGAGAGTCCATTTCTTCAAGTTCAGACCCAAGTTCTTTTGCCAGGTGGAAAATAGTAGGGGCACT
Proteins encoded in this region:
- the LOC139863455 gene encoding uncharacterized protein codes for the protein MDMKHSVADQFTNLHPCMPVNTRIGILGGGPSGLSAAYALAKLGYNNVTLLEKYHTVSGMCESADIEGKIYDLGGQVLAANSAPTIFHLAKELGSELEEMDSHKLALIDSFTGKYEDIPVADDYVAVITLTLDLQDKVKNSDRSGVHAISEFASEPVSEFLKIKGLKSVPKSVAYGYTASGYGFVDDMPYAYIHEFTRTSMAGKIRRFKGGYMGFWQKLSNALPIDVQCNTKVLSIRRNSSCVSVVTRNSTGEIKAMEFDKIIVSGSFPYSNGKVYHSPTYESTESENGLMDMSDLEKELFSKVQTIDYYTTVMKIKGLDHLPVGFYYCAEFMDDPATIGNPVAIQRFYADTNIYLFWSYGNAVDITGPRVTELAIEAVNRMGGHVENVILQKRFKYEGWVL